ACAATATTTGAAACCCTTAAACAACTACTGGAATAGTACTAAAGGCAACAATTTGCTCTCATTACTGACGCATACTCAAAGACATTCACATGACATTATTTTCAATATGAGGTTGACAATACATGTATCAAAGACCTAAAATATAACTTGGATTCAATATTATaagaaaaaatattgaaaatatatatcatataacagCTGCAATTCttccaaaaaataaagaaaatggaaaTATTGAAGAAATACTGGTTTCTCACCTGACTGGAATCATTCAACAAAGTTGAGTCAGATTGGGGCTCCATGCCTTTTCTTGTATTTGTAAGATAAGGAAAATAAAGTGGTTTTGTGGCTGTTGAATTATTGTGTTCAACATTTGGCGGAAAACAAGCTGAATAACATTGTCCTTGAGGCTCTGGTGGAACCATCCTTACTTCCATATATTTTAAGGTTCCATCTGTGTTCAAGTAAAGTGTTGGTTTATACTGGTCAGTATAATTTTCGGAATCTGATTTGCTTAACAAGCAAGACCCACAACTGTTGGAGTCAACGTCCTTTCTTAAGCATCGCACAAGCAAAATGATAAAAGTCACAAGTGACACTAAACTGATGGCCACCAGAGAAATAATGAGATACAAAGTCAAATCTGATGACGATTTTGAATTAGTAAGAAAATCAGCAGACTTTGTGATTTCTTGAGAAAAGCTTTCTACTATATTTATAATGACAGTGACTGTTGTTGATAGAGACGGTATTCCATGATCTCTAACGGAAATCAAAAGATGTTGTTCAGCATTGTCTGTCTCAAGCAATGCTCGGACAGTTTTTATTTCTCCTGTGTATTCAGTAATCTGAAACAAATTTGGACTGGTACATTCAACAAGGCTATAAGCAAGCCAGGCATTATGACCAGAATCCAGATCAACTGCAGAAACCTTTGTGACTAAATAACCCACAGAGGCCGACATTGGAATCTTCTCTTTGGGTGTAGATTCCCCTATGCTTTCTGGATATAGTACATTAGGGTAATTATCATTTTtatccaaaataaatacaaacactgaaacattggAAAATAAAGTTGGAGATCCATAGTCTTCAACTCTTGCAGTGATATGCAGAACTTGAATTTGTTCATAGTCAAAAGAACGCTGGGCATAAATGTTACCATTGTCAGAATTGATGTATACAAAAGAAGACACAGAAAAAACATCTATCTGGCTTTCAGCTATAGAATATTTCAGCTTTGCATTTACTCCTTCATCTGGATCAGAAGCAGAAATGGTACATAACAAGCTCCCTGGTTCATTGTTTTCTTTCATGAATGCTTTGTAAACAGATTGGAGAAATATTGGTGAGTTATCATTAATATCTAAAATGTTAATACTGATAGTCGTCTTATTATGCAATGGAGGAGAGCCCAAATCAGATGCAATAAGTTGGATAGTATACTGTGGCACCTTTTCCCTGTCCAACTGTCCACTAATGACTAAAGAATATTGATTATTAAAGGGTTGGCATTTAAATGGTAAATTTGGTGACACCTCTAAGATGATTTCTCCATTCTTACCAGAATCTTTATCTTTTACCGTGATTATTCCAACAACTGTTCCTATTGCTGCATTTTCAGGAATCTCATTTGTCTTGGATACAAATATAATTTCTGGAGCATTATCATTGACATCTTCTACTTCAACTTGTATCAGACATCGTCCTTCCATTGTGAGTGCTCCATTGTCTCTGGCTCTGACAGATAACTCATAGAGATTTGACTCTTCAAAATCCACATTTCCTGTTATATATATTTCCCCTGTATGTGAAGTTAAATCAAATATCTTCTTTGCTGAATCCAAAGTATGATCATCAAATGAGTATATGATTTCACCATTGGAACCTTCATCcaaatctgtggcattaagctTTATGACAACCGTGCCTAATGGTACATTTTCCAGTAAACTGATCTTGTATTGTTGCTTATCAAACACTGGTGCATTGTCATTGATATCCAAAACTATGATGGTCACTTGAGTAGACCCTGACCTTGTCTGTTCTCCCCCATCAAAAGCAGTAAGGGTAAGTTTATGTACTCCTTTTTCTTCCCTGTCTAGAACCTGGTCCAGAATCAGTTCAGCTATAAGAGTCCCATCCTTGCGATTTTTTACAGACAAAGAGAAATAAggatttgtatttaatttgtacTGATTCACACCATTAATCCCAACATCTAAATCCTGGGCAAATTGTAAAGGAAATCTCACACCGGGGTTTGTTAACAGCTCTGTAATTTTTATAATTTGCTCCGGTGTTGGAAAAAAAGGGGCATTATCATTTATATCTAAAATCTCAATTTCCACACTGTACAATTCCAATGGATTCTCAGTGACAACCTCTAAATGTAGAAAACAATTTAAACTGGATCCACAAAGGCTTTCTCTGTCAATTCTCCCATTTACTTTCAAATCACCACTTTTCTGGTCAGTAGCAAAAAATCTGCTGTCTCCTTCCAATCCTATACTCAGTCTCCGTGTATCTATAGTTGCAAGATTCATCCCCAGATCTTGAGCTACATTTCCTATCAACGTTCCAAATTCTGACTCTTCTGGAACAGAATAGCGAAGCTGCCCAGAAACCCAGCCCCAGCTACAAAGGAAAAAGGAATATACTACTTGCCATTTCCAAGCTTTTCTGGAGCTCTGGTAGTCCATATCTCATGACTTTCTCTTGAAATTATAGTATATCTCCTTTTATAATTCCATAAGTCAGAGGATTAAAAAAGTATATCTTTCCAAGACAGACAAAAcacattattttttcttcttgcaCATCCACAGGATTTACATCGGAGCAGCAGCTCTTCTTTGTGTGTCAGAGGAAAAATGGGAGGGTGCTTTTCTGAGTTAAAGGGAGGAGATAGGGAGGGATGTCATGAACAGATCCACTTATGCAGCTAAAGAAATGATTGGATGACAGGCCCGCCATCTACTGGCCAATAGTGTTTACTTCAATTAAACACTATGACAGAGAAGTATAGTCATCTCAAAAACAAGTGTTCTGTCAAATATTAACTTGGAATATAAATTGGTTGATAAAATCTTGTGTATGAGGAACACAGTTTTGGCTTTATATTGTTGTGTAGTATATCCCATTTCCAATGGCTAGTTTACTGTCTAGTAGCTTTCTCTTTCAAAAGCAACCTATAAACATTCCATTAGAATGAATCAAAATATGCACTGCTTAGTacactcattcattcattcatttattaattgattatggtttttgttttttataatgtgGTTTATACAAAGAGGATTTTCAAAAAATATTCAGACAACTAGTCAAAtctattgttttttattaaatacCATGACACAATGTAATAGCAATATAgccttatagattttttttgtttatcttatTTAGTTTCTGTATTAAATAAAGGTTCTTATACAATTTATAATACACAGCATACCATTTATTACTAGATTTAACAAACTCAACTACAAATTAATACTTTCTAGCTGACCAATGCTTGCAATTAGAATATGAGTGGTATTCAATATTCATCAAAGGAAAAACATAAAGGATTATAGCAACTTGGGTGTAGATAAAAAGAGAAGCTAAATCCTAAATCAAGCTTATTTTCCAGAAAGCATTATTGTCTTTTCGCAAACAGTAGTTTTACACAGCAAGGGTTGCTGTGAGATACATCATATGAGATAGAAGAATAATAAGATAATATAGGGATAATGAACATGAGTCACTTGGCCATATTGTGAGTAGACCTGACACTGATTACACAACATATATCCCTAAAGGGAGCAGACTACAGTCATACTACATAAATGCAGTGTTAGTATTGTATAACTGATAATTTGTCAGTCTCAAGTAAGAAAGCAGACGTTATC
This Pelobates fuscus isolate aPelFus1 chromosome 3, aPelFus1.pri, whole genome shotgun sequence DNA region includes the following protein-coding sequences:
- the LOC134602740 gene encoding protocadherin gamma-C5-like isoform X11, which translates into the protein MDYQSSRKAWKWQVVYSFFLCSWGWVSGQLRYSVPEESEFGTLIGNVAQDLGMNLATIDTRRLSIGLEGDSRFFATDQKSGDLKVNGRIDRESLCGSSLNCFLHLEVVTENPLELYSVEIEILDINDNAPFFPTPEQIIKITELLTNPGVRFPLQFAQDLDVGINGVNQYKLNTNPYFSLSVKNRKDGTLIAELILDQVLDREEKGVHKLTLTAFDGGEQTRSGSTQVTIIVLDINDNAPVFDKQQYKISLLENVPLGTVVIKLNATDLDEGSNGEIIYSFDDHTLDSAKKIFDLTSHTGEIYITGNVDFEESNLYELSVRARDNGALTMEGRCLIQVEVEDVNDNAPEIIFVSKTNEIPENAAIGTVVGIITVKDKDSGKNGEIILEVSPNLPFKCQPFNNQYSLVISGQLDREKVPQYTIQLIASDLGSPPLHNKTTISINILDINDNSPIFLQSVYKAFMKENNEPGSLLCTISASDPDEGVNAKLKYSIAESQIDVFSVSSFVYINSDNGNIYAQRSFDYEQIQVLHITARVEDYGSPTLFSNVSVFVFILDKNDNYPNVLYPESIGESTPKEKIPMSASVGYLVTKVSAVDLDSGHNAWLAYSLVECTSPNLFQITEYTGEIKTVRALLETDNAEQHLLISVRDHGIPSLSTTVTVIINIVESFSQEITKSADFLTNSKSSSDLTLYLIISLVAISLVSLVTFIILLVRCLRKDVDSNSCGSCLLSKSDSENYTDQYKPTLYLNTDGTLKYMEVRMVPPEPQGQCYSACFPPNVEHNNSTATKPLYFPYLTNTRKGMEPQSDSTLLNDSSQAQPNTEWRFSQAQRPGPSGAQPTEEAGVWPNNQFETERLQAMILASANEAAEGTSGLGGGTGTMGLSARYGPQFTLQHVPDYRQNVYIPGSTLTPTNGAGKREGKASGNKKKSGKKEKK
- the LOC134602740 gene encoding protocadherin gamma-C5-like isoform X4, whose amino-acid sequence is MDYQSSRKAWKWQVVYSFFLCSWGWVSGQLRYSVPEESEFGTLIGNVAQDLGMNLATIDTRRLSIGLEGDSRFFATDQKSGDLKVNGRIDRESLCGSSLNCFLHLEVVTENPLELYSVEIEILDINDNAPFFPTPEQIIKITELLTNPGVRFPLQFAQDLDVGINGVNQYKLNTNPYFSLSVKNRKDGTLIAELILDQVLDREEKGVHKLTLTAFDGGEQTRSGSTQVTIIVLDINDNAPVFDKQQYKISLLENVPLGTVVIKLNATDLDEGSNGEIIYSFDDHTLDSAKKIFDLTSHTGEIYITGNVDFEESNLYELSVRARDNGALTMEGRCLIQVEVEDVNDNAPEIIFVSKTNEIPENAAIGTVVGIITVKDKDSGKNGEIILEVSPNLPFKCQPFNNQYSLVISGQLDREKVPQYTIQLIASDLGSPPLHNKTTISINILDINDNSPIFLQSVYKAFMKENNEPGSLLCTISASDPDEGVNAKLKYSIAESQIDVFSVSSFVYINSDNGNIYAQRSFDYEQIQVLHITARVEDYGSPTLFSNVSVFVFILDKNDNYPNVLYPESIGESTPKEKIPMSASVGYLVTKVSAVDLDSGHNAWLAYSLVECTSPNLFQITEYTGEIKTVRALLETDNAEQHLLISVRDHGIPSLSTTVTVIINIVESFSQEITKSADFLTNSKSSSDLTLYLIISLVAISLVSLVTFIILLVRCLRKDVDSNSCGSCLLSKSDSENYTDQYKPTLYLNTDGTLKYMEVRMVPPEPQGQCYSACFPPNVEHNNSTATKPLYFPYLTNTRKGMEPQSDSTLLNDSSQQAQPNTEWRFSQAQRPGPSGAQPTEEAGVWPNNQFETERLQAMILASANEAAEGTSGLGGGTGTMGLSARYGPQFTLQHVPDYRQNVYIPGSTLTPTNGAGKREGKASGNKKKSGKKEKK